A single genomic interval of Buchnera aphidicola str. Bp (Baizongia pistaciae) harbors:
- the minD gene encoding septum site-determining protein MinD, with protein sequence MTRIIVVTSGKGGVGKTTSSAALATGFAKKGKKTVVIDFDIGLRNLDLIMGCERRVVYDFINVINGEAILNQALIKDKRTEGLFILPASQTRNKNALTKSGIDRVFTQLVNMNFDIIICDSPAGIESGAVLAIYFSDEAIVITNPEVSSVRDSDRILGIIASTSQRSSQNFKPIKEHLLLTRYNPKRVSNGDMLSTEDVLDILRIPLIGVIPEDTSVLKASNQGTPVILNYNSNAGQAYYDTVNRLLGINCPFRFVKDEKKSFLRRLFRR encoded by the coding sequence ATGACGCGCATTATTGTAGTTACGTCAGGTAAAGGAGGTGTAGGTAAAACTACTTCTAGTGCAGCACTTGCAACAGGTTTTGCAAAAAAAGGAAAAAAAACAGTAGTGATTGATTTTGATATAGGTTTGCGTAATTTAGATTTAATTATGGGTTGTGAACGTCGAGTTGTTTATGATTTTATTAATGTTATCAATGGTGAAGCTATACTTAATCAAGCACTAATTAAAGACAAACGAACTGAAGGTTTGTTTATTCTTCCAGCTTCTCAAACAAGAAATAAAAATGCATTAACTAAATCTGGAATTGATAGAGTATTTACTCAGCTTGTAAATATGAACTTTGACATAATTATTTGTGATTCTCCTGCAGGAATAGAATCTGGGGCTGTTTTAGCAATATACTTTTCAGATGAAGCAATTGTTATTACTAATCCTGAAGTTTCTTCTGTACGAGACTCAGATAGAATTTTAGGTATTATTGCATCTACTTCTCAACGTTCGTCTCAAAATTTCAAACCTATCAAAGAACATTTATTATTAACGCGTTATAATCCAAAGAGGGTTTCAAACGGCGATATGCTTAGTACGGAAGATGTGTTAGATATTCTTAGAATTCCATTAATTGGTGTTATTCCAGAAGATACTTCAGTATTAAAAGCTTCTAATCAGGGAACACCTGTGATTTTAAATTATAATTCTAACGCTGGGCAAGCCTATTATGACACTGTTAATCGTTTATTAGGTATAAACTGTCCATTTCGTTTTGTTAAGGATGAAAAAAAAAGTTTTTTAAGACGACTATTTAGGAGATAA
- the flgB gene encoding flagellar basal body rod protein FlgB — protein MLDKINNDFNINKILLNLHAYRQEILASNIANANTPGHKSSDINFSKTFGKLFSNALQGKKNNLTTTSNKHISNNDNVELSNYDEQTVKNNSYVSKNNAINIDVDRINFVHNGLKYNADVVFINNKFKNIMNVLKG, from the coding sequence ATGTTAGATAAAATTAATAATGATTTTAATATCAATAAAATATTGTTAAATTTACATGCATATCGGCAAGAAATATTAGCATCTAATATTGCTAATGCAAACACCCCAGGACACAAATCATCTGATATAAATTTTTCAAAAACATTTGGTAAATTATTCAGTAATGCGCTTCAGGGAAAAAAGAACAATTTAACTACTACGTCTAACAAACATATATCTAATAATGATAATGTAGAATTATCTAATTATGATGAACAAACAGTTAAAAATAATAGCTATGTATCTAAAAACAATGCAATAAATATTGATGTTGACAGAATAAATTTTGTTCATAATGGGTTAAAATATAACGCTGACGTTGTATTTATTAATAATAAATTCAAAAATATTATGAATGTATTAAAAGGATAA
- the flgC gene encoding flagellar basal body rod protein FlgC, which produces MSLFNIFNISGSALETQSKKMDVHAKNLANSDSYIYKNGTLYPYVARIPMLQFDPISENNVGGVKMHTVAGDTSSLKSIYNPNSPIADSNGYSKVSNVDIMSETINAITASKNYQTNLEILNTTKNMIMKTLTIGQ; this is translated from the coding sequence ATGTCTTTATTTAATATTTTTAACATTTCAGGATCAGCTTTAGAAACTCAATCTAAAAAAATGGATGTGCATGCAAAAAATTTAGCTAATTCAGATAGCTACATTTATAAAAATGGAACCCTTTATCCATATGTTGCAAGAATACCCATGTTACAATTTGATCCTATATCAGAAAATAATGTTGGAGGAGTAAAAATGCATACAGTTGCTGGTGATACTTCTTCATTAAAATCAATATATAATCCTAATAGTCCTATTGCGGATTCAAATGGATATTCAAAAGTATCAAACGTAGATATTATGTCTGAAACGATTAATGCTATTACAGCATCAAAAAATTATCAAACAAATTTGGAGATTTTAAATACAACTAAGAATATGATTATGAAAACACTAACCATAGGACAATAA
- a CDS encoding methyltransferase: protein MSSTKNVLITGNTINFYMPNRPKLKVKMHTQCFNNFKNNQKNSMFAIIFDVLVNKKIIQNSDVIIYIWPNSKLEALFQINYIISLLSKTQKIFFLGSNRSGIKCIQNLLKKWIIITKIDSSNHCILYSGIIVLKPIFLYENFIKFNKWNNIVVKTIPGVFSYNNIDHGTKLLMSTCTKNLRWKTVLDIGCGSGVLSTYLATIFPEIKLTLIDSNIAALESSKLTLTSNNVCGEIFPSNIYSNVHYQNFDLIISNPPLHVENKLNFSIIDNIIKNSVKYLSNKGEIRIVTLKNVPCHKSFTLYFKKYTILKTSSHYKVYQANYKDRV from the coding sequence ATGTCATCTACTAAAAATGTTCTTATAACAGGTAATACAATTAATTTTTATATGCCGAACAGACCTAAATTAAAAGTAAAAATGCATACTCAATGTTTTAATAATTTCAAAAACAACCAAAAAAATAGTATGTTTGCAATAATATTTGATGTATTAGTAAATAAAAAAATAATACAAAATTCTGATGTAATAATATATATCTGGCCAAATAGTAAACTAGAAGCATTATTCCAAATTAATTATATCATATCATTATTAAGTAAAACTCAAAAAATATTTTTTTTAGGGAGTAACCGCAGTGGTATAAAATGCATACAAAATTTATTAAAAAAATGGATCATTATTACTAAAATCGATTCATCTAACCATTGCATATTATATTCTGGAATTATTGTTTTAAAACCTATATTCTTATACGAAAATTTTATAAAATTTAACAAATGGAATAATATTGTTGTAAAAACTATTCCTGGAGTTTTTAGCTATAATAATATTGACCATGGAACAAAATTGTTGATGTCTACATGCACTAAAAATTTGAGATGGAAAACAGTATTAGATATAGGATGTGGTTCAGGAGTACTATCTACATACTTAGCAACAATATTTCCTGAAATAAAACTGACATTAATTGATTCTAATATAGCTGCCTTAGAATCAAGTAAATTAACATTAACATCAAATAATGTTTGTGGGGAAATATTTCCCAGTAACATTTATTCAAATGTACATTATCAAAATTTTGATCTAATTATATCTAATCCTCCTCTACATGTAGAAAATAAATTAAATTTTAGTATCATAGACAACATAATAAAAAATTCAGTTAAATATTTATCAAATAAGGGAGAAATTAGAATTGTTACTTTGAAAAATGTTCCTTGCCATAAAAGTTTTACATTATATTTTAAAAAATACACTATTCTAAAAACCAGTTCTCATTATAAGGTTTATCAAGCTAATTATAAAGATCGAGTTTAA
- the murJ gene encoding murein biosynthesis integral membrane protein MurJ, whose amino-acid sequence MNILKSLISLSLITFISRILGFMRDLLIAYSFGASGITDAFFLAFKIPNLFRRIFAEGAFSQVFIPILSEYKNNKNIELTRNFISNILGLMIIILSLFTAFGIYFANDIVKICAPGFINSHEKLYLATKMLKIMFPYIFFVSLGSLTGSILNAWNYFSVPAYSSIFLNLSMIMFISFVTAYFNPKILSLAWAVIVGGVFQILYQFPYLKNINMLIFPKFNILNLGVLKFLKQIGIVALGMSVNQVSIIIATISSSFLISGSISWIYYSDRLVEFISGIFGVSLSTILLPLLSKSVNNINIKEYSRLLNWALRLVCILVIPSIIILFTLSESLITLLFKYGAFTYNDVIMTKNVIEFYSIGLLPFVLIKILLAGFYSIRNVKTPMKISIFILVLTQLMNIFFIKYFQYTSFALAISLASWINFFLLYRKLCQSEFFIPSTNWLRFLLKIFAAAMVMLILLFINKNLILSANTHSIFFKILRLFYICASSGGGYLFTLFCLGLRFNHFYLKSYKY is encoded by the coding sequence GTGAATATTTTAAAATCTTTAATATCTTTAAGTTTAATAACTTTTATATCTAGAATATTAGGTTTTATGCGTGATTTATTGATTGCTTACAGTTTTGGAGCGTCAGGTATTACAGATGCTTTTTTTTTAGCATTTAAAATACCTAATTTATTTCGTCGTATTTTCGCCGAAGGCGCATTTTCCCAGGTTTTTATTCCAATTTTATCAGAATACAAAAATAATAAAAACATTGAACTTACAAGAAATTTTATATCAAATATTTTAGGTTTGATGATAATAATTCTCAGTTTGTTTACAGCGTTTGGAATATATTTTGCAAATGATATAGTAAAAATATGTGCTCCAGGATTTATAAATTCTCATGAAAAATTGTATTTAGCTACAAAAATGTTAAAAATTATGTTTCCATATATTTTTTTTGTATCTTTAGGTTCATTGACTGGATCTATTTTAAATGCTTGGAATTATTTTTCTGTGCCAGCATATTCTTCTATTTTTTTAAATTTAAGTATGATTATGTTTATATCATTTGTAACTGCATACTTCAATCCTAAAATTTTATCTCTAGCTTGGGCTGTCATTGTAGGTGGTGTTTTTCAAATATTGTATCAATTTCCTTATCTCAAGAACATTAACATGTTAATATTTCCTAAATTTAATATTTTAAATTTAGGTGTATTGAAATTTTTAAAACAAATAGGAATAGTAGCATTAGGAATGTCTGTAAACCAAGTTTCAATAATAATTGCAACAATTAGTTCATCTTTTTTGATATCTGGATCTATATCTTGGATTTATTATTCAGATAGATTAGTAGAATTTATTTCTGGAATTTTTGGTGTATCATTGAGTACAATTCTTTTACCTCTATTATCTAAAAGTGTAAACAATATTAATATTAAAGAATATTCTAGATTGTTAAATTGGGCACTTAGATTAGTATGTATATTAGTTATTCCTAGTATTATAATTTTGTTTACATTATCTGAATCTCTAATTACTTTATTGTTTAAATATGGAGCGTTTACTTACAATGATGTAATCATGACTAAAAATGTTATTGAATTTTATTCAATTGGTTTACTCCCGTTTGTTTTAATAAAAATTTTACTAGCTGGATTTTATTCAATTAGAAATGTTAAGACTCCAATGAAGATTTCTATTTTTATTTTAGTTTTAACACAGCTGATGAATATATTTTTTATAAAATATTTTCAATATACTAGTTTTGCTTTAGCTATTAGTTTAGCATCTTGGATAAATTTTTTTTTGCTTTATCGAAAATTATGTCAAAGCGAGTTTTTTATTCCCTCTACAAATTGGTTAAGATTTTTATTAAAGATTTTTGCTGCAGCAATGGTTATGTTAATTCTATTATTTATAAACAAAAACTTAATACTTAGTGCTAATACACATTCCATTTTTTTTAAAATTTTGCGTCTATTTTATATTTGCGCAAGTTCTGGAGGTGGATATTTATTTACTTTGTTTTGTTTAGGACTGCGTTTTAATCATTTTTATTTAAAATCTTATAAATATTAA
- the minC gene encoding septum site-determining protein MinC, with translation MKILPIKIKGSIFTLLVLYLQNHPVELFKNNLRDKIKNFPTLFKNAPIAINVEKCSNEINWNNIKNAIISCGFNIIGVSGCKNGKLKNNIIKSGLPILSEGKEVFNFFNNINLDDKILSFEKKNYNKTPIFNSPIRSGQKIYANNSDLIITNNVNSGAEVIADGNIHIYGEVRGRVLAGAKGDNTCQIFCTKLFSELVAISGEYLLSGDFSEDTIGNSVKIYMKNKKLHIVKLN, from the coding sequence ATGAAAATATTACCAATTAAAATAAAAGGAAGTATTTTTACACTATTAGTTTTGTATTTACAAAATCATCCAGTAGAATTATTTAAAAATAATTTACGTGATAAAATTAAGAATTTTCCAACATTGTTTAAAAATGCTCCAATAGCAATTAATGTGGAAAAATGTTCCAATGAAATAAATTGGAATAACATAAAAAATGCAATTATTTCATGTGGCTTCAATATTATAGGTGTGAGTGGTTGTAAAAATGGTAAATTGAAAAATAATATTATAAAATCAGGACTGCCAATTTTATCAGAAGGTAAAGAAGTGTTTAATTTTTTCAATAATATTAATCTTGATGATAAGATTTTATCTTTTGAAAAGAAAAATTACAATAAAACGCCAATTTTTAATTCTCCTATTCGTTCTGGACAAAAAATTTATGCTAATAACTCTGATTTAATTATTACAAATAATGTAAATTCTGGTGCAGAGGTTATTGCAGATGGAAATATTCATATATATGGTGAAGTTAGAGGTCGTGTTTTAGCTGGTGCTAAAGGAGATAACACATGTCAAATATTTTGTACAAAACTCTTTTCTGAACTAGTAGCAATTTCAGGAGAATATTTGTTAAGTGGAGACTTTTCTGAAGATACTATAGGAAATAGTGTAAAAATATATATGAAAAACAAAAAATTGCATATTGTAAAATTGAATTAA
- the minE gene encoding cell division topological specificity factor MinE, translating to MALLDFFLSRKKNTANIAKERLQIIVAERRRMDTEPQYLPKLKKEIFQVICKYIKINPEKIKIQLDQTNKNISILELNVTLSE from the coding sequence ATGGCTTTATTAGATTTTTTTTTGTCCCGTAAAAAAAATACTGCTAATATAGCAAAAGAACGGCTTCAAATTATTGTAGCTGAGCGTAGAAGAATGGATACTGAACCACAGTATTTACCAAAACTTAAAAAAGAAATTTTTCAAGTTATTTGTAAATATATTAAAATTAATCCTGAAAAAATTAAAATTCAATTAGATCAAACAAATAAAAACATTTCTATATTAGAATTGAATGTGACTCTTTCAGAATAA
- a CDS encoding TerC family protein, which yields MELFLDPSTWAGLLTLIILEIVLGIDNLVFVAILSEKLPPCKQDKARLIGLSFALFMRLGLLALMSWMVTLTSEIISNKYFSFSGRDLILLFGGLFLLFKATIELHERLDNDIQKNENNKHYAGFWTIVIQIVILDSIFSLDAIITAVGTINNLPIMMIAVVIAMVLMLIASKPLTKFINLHQTVVVLCLSFLLMIGCNLVSEALGFYVPKGYLYAAIGFSIIIEIFNQIARRNFMLHQSRRPMRQRAAEAILRLMIGDQFRNTTTNISTKNKDKEKIRNRTTDTESFKEEERYMINGVLTLAARSIRSIMTPRNEISWVNIYQPKNKIRSQLLDTPHSLFPVCKGQLDEVIGIVRAKELLVALERTINIIDFSSTTLPIIIPDTLDPINLLGVLRRAKGSLVIVTNEFGAVQGLITPLDVLEAIAGEFPDADETPDIIFEKDSWLVKGGTDLHSLQQCLNITNLIKQENSYASLAGLLIAQKGQLPLPGETIVIPPLRFYILEATQYRINLVRITKQH from the coding sequence ATGGAACTGTTTTTAGATCCATCGACTTGGGCAGGCCTGTTAACACTTATTATACTAGAAATAGTTTTAGGTATTGACAATTTAGTTTTTGTAGCAATATTGTCAGAAAAGTTGCCTCCATGTAAGCAAGATAAAGCACGCTTAATTGGTTTAAGTTTTGCATTATTCATGCGATTAGGATTACTTGCATTAATGTCTTGGATGGTCACTTTAACATCAGAAATAATTAGCAATAAATATTTTTCTTTTTCAGGACGGGATTTAATACTATTATTTGGAGGTTTATTTTTATTATTTAAAGCAACAATTGAACTACATGAAAGATTAGATAACGATATTCAGAAAAATGAAAATAATAAACATTATGCAGGATTTTGGACAATAGTAATTCAAATTGTGATTTTAGATTCTATTTTTTCATTAGACGCTATTATTACTGCTGTAGGCACAATTAATAATTTACCTATTATGATGATTGCAGTAGTCATAGCTATGGTATTAATGTTAATTGCTTCTAAACCATTAACAAAATTTATTAATCTTCATCAAACAGTTGTAGTACTATGTTTAAGTTTCTTATTAATGATTGGATGTAATTTAGTTTCAGAAGCATTAGGATTTTATGTACCAAAAGGTTATTTATATGCCGCTATAGGATTTTCTATAATTATAGAAATTTTCAATCAAATAGCTCGTAGGAATTTTATGTTACATCAATCTCGTAGACCTATGAGACAACGTGCTGCAGAAGCAATATTAAGATTAATGATTGGAGATCAATTTAGAAATACAACAACGAATATCTCAACAAAAAATAAAGATAAAGAAAAAATACGAAATCGTACTACAGACACAGAATCATTTAAAGAAGAAGAACGATATATGATAAACGGTGTTTTAACATTAGCTGCTAGATCTATTCGTAGTATTATGACACCTAGAAATGAAATTTCTTGGGTAAATATCTATCAACCAAAAAATAAAATCAGGTCTCAACTTTTAGATACACCTCACAGCTTATTTCCAGTGTGTAAGGGGCAATTAGATGAAGTTATAGGAATTGTTCGCGCTAAAGAATTATTAGTAGCTTTAGAACGTACAATTAATATAATTGATTTTTCATCTACAACACTACCAATTATCATACCGGATACACTTGATCCTATAAATTTATTAGGAGTTTTAAGACGAGCTAAAGGGAGTTTAGTGATTGTAACCAATGAGTTTGGCGCAGTTCAAGGTCTCATTACTCCATTGGATGTTTTAGAAGCTATTGCTGGAGAGTTTCCTGACGCAGATGAAACACCAGACATTATTTTTGAAAAAGATAGTTGGTTGGTAAAGGGAGGTACAGATTTGCACTCTTTACAACAATGTCTTAATATAACTAACTTAATAAAACAAGAAAATAGTTATGCTTCGTTGGCTGGATTATTAATTGCTCAAAAAGGTCAATTACCTCTTCCAGGAGAAACAATTGTAATTCCTCCCTTACGCTTTTATATTTTAGAAGCTACACAATATCGTATTAATTTAGTGCGTATTACTAAACAACATTAA
- the tsaB gene encoding tRNA (adenosine(37)-N6)-threonylcarbamoyltransferase complex dimerization subunit type 1 TsaB: MLKTILAFDTSMSVCSISLLHKNRKYNIQKECRNNHTLYLLPMIHEILKKNHVSLNEINIIATSKGPGSFSGVRIALAVAQGISLGLNLPHVISLSTILIMAEQVWNNHKISKVLAIITVNKTSVYWIQYSRNFHGLWIKKSKAIILNLSKALEKILSLKKQWALVGNGWDKFPKNILKKIFITNITFPNSKYIISLISANSIYQKKEVLHKIIPIYLNER; this comes from the coding sequence ATGTTAAAAACAATATTAGCATTTGACACTTCCATGTCAGTATGTTCAATTTCACTACTTCATAAGAACCGAAAATATAATATTCAAAAAGAATGCCGTAACAACCATACCTTATATCTTTTACCAATGATACACGAGATATTAAAAAAAAATCATGTCTCTTTAAACGAAATAAATATTATTGCTACTTCAAAGGGCCCAGGAAGTTTTTCAGGTGTAAGAATAGCTCTTGCTGTTGCTCAAGGTATATCCCTTGGTTTAAATTTACCACATGTAATTTCATTATCTACTATATTAATTATGGCTGAACAAGTTTGGAACAATCATAAAATTTCGAAAGTTTTAGCAATAATCACTGTTAATAAAACAAGTGTATATTGGATTCAATATTCTAGAAATTTTCATGGTTTATGGATAAAAAAATCAAAAGCAATAATATTGAATCTTTCTAAAGCTTTAGAAAAAATATTATCTTTAAAAAAACAATGGGCATTAGTAGGAAATGGATGGGATAAATTTCCAAAGAATATTTTAAAAAAAATTTTTATTACAAATATCACATTTCCAAATTCTAAATATATTATTTCTTTAATATCAGCCAACTCAATATATCAAAAAAAAGAAGTATTACATAAAATTATTCCAATATATTTAAATGAACGTTAA